The genomic region TCTGCCACAACCATGGCGGGCATCCGCATCTGGGAGCGCTCCCACACCGAGCGCCACCCGCACCTCTCCAGAGGAGCCCGGACGTGAAACGACGCAGAACCGCCCTGTTGTCCCTGACGGCCCTCCTGGCGACCGCGCTCACCGCGCTGCCCTCCGCGCCGGCCGGGGCCGAGGAGACCGAGCAGGTCAGGAACGGCACCTTCGACACGACCATGGACCCATGGTGGGCCACCAGCAACGTCACCGCGGGGCTGTCCGACGGCCGGCTCTGCGCCGACGTCCCCGGCGGCACCACCAACCGCTGGGACGCCGCCGTGGGGCAGAACGACATCCCCCTCGTGAAGGGGCAGTCGTACCGCTTCTCCTTCAGCGCGACCGGCACGCCCGCCGGGCACGTGGTACGGGCGATCGTGGGCCTGTCGGTGTCGCCCTACGACACCTACCACGAGGTGACACCGCAGCTCAGCGTCTCCGGCGACACCTACTCCTACACCTTCACCTCGCCCGTCGACACCGCCCAGGGCCAGGTCGGCTTCCAGCTCGGCGGCAGCGCCGATCCGTGGCGCTTCTGCATGGACGACGTCTCCCTGCTCGGCGGGGTGGCACCGGAGCCGTACGAGCCCGACACCGGGCCCCGGGTCCGGGTCAACCAGGTCGCCTACCTGCCCGCCGGGCCGAAGAACGCCACCCTGGTCACCGACGCCACGGCGAAACTGCCCTGGGAGCTGAGGACCTCCGGCGGAGCGGTGGTCGCCCGGGGCACGACGGTGCCGCGTGGCGTCGACGCCTCCTCCGGGCAGAACGTCCACTCGATCGACTTCGGTGCCTACCGCAAGAAGGGCACGGGCCTCACGCTGGTCGCCGACGGCGAGACCAGCCGCCCCTTCGACATCGACGCCAGCGCCTACGAGCGGCTCCGCCTGGACTCGGCGAAGTACTACTACACCCAGCGCAGCGGCATCGCGATACGCGAGGACCTGCGGCCCGGCTACGGCCGCCCGGCCGGCCACGTGGGCGTGGCGCCCAACAAGGGCGACACCGCCGTGCCCTGCCAGCCCGGCGTCTGCGACTACACCCTGGACGTCAGCGGCGGCTGGTACGACGCCGGTGACCACGGCAAGTACGTCGTCAACGGCGGCATCTCCACCTGGGAGGTGCTGAGCACCCACGAACGCGCGCTGCACGCCCGCACCGGCGACGCCCGCAAGCTCGGTGACGGCACGCTCGCCATCCCCGAGAGCGGCAACAAGGTCCCGGACATCCTCGACGAGGCCCGCTGGGAGCTGGACTTCCTGCTCAGGATGCAGGTACCCGACGGGAAGCCGCTGGCCGGCATGGCCCACCACAAGATGCACGACGAGCAGTGGACCGGACTGCCGCTGCTGCCCAGTGACGACCCGCAGAAGCGCGAACTGCACCCGCCGTCCACCGCGGCCACCCTGAACCTCGCCGCCACGGCCGCACAGGCCGCCCGCCTCTACCGGCCCTACGACAAGGCGTTCGCCGACCGGGCGCTGACGGCCGCCCGCAAGGCCTGGTCGGCGGCGCTCGCCCACCCCGACCGCCACGCCTCCGAGAGCGACGGCATCGGCGGCGGCGCCTACGCCGACAGCGATGTGACCGACGACTTCTACTGGGCGGCGGCCGAGCTGTACCTCACCACGGGCGAAAAGCGGTTCCAGGAGTACGTCCTGAAATCGCCGGTCCACACGGCCGACATCTTCGGCCCCATCGGCTTCGACTGGGCCCGCACGGGCGCGGCGGGACGGCTCGACCTCGCCTTGGTGCCGAACAAGCTGCCCGGCCGGGACAAGGTCCGCCAGTCCGTCATCAAGGGCGCCGACCGCTACCTGTCCACGCTGAAGGCACAGCCCTACGGCATGCCGTACGCACCGGACGGCAACAAGTACGACTGGGGCTCCAGCCACCAGGTCCTCAACAACGCCGTCGTCCTCGCCACCGCGTACGACATCACCGGCGCCTCGAAGTACCGGGACGGCGCGCTCCAGAGCATGGACTACATCCTGGGCCGCAACGCGCTGAACATCTCCTACGTCACCGGCTACGGCGAGGTCAGCGCCCAGAACCAGCACAGCCGCTGGTACGCCCGCCAGCTCGACCCGAACCTGCCGAACCCGCCGAAGGGCACCCTCGCCGGAGGGCCGAACTCGGGTATCCAGGACCCCTACGCACAGAGCAAACTCCAGGGCTGCGTCGGCCAGTTCTGCTACATCGACGACATCCAGTCCTGGTCGACCAACGAGCACACGATCAACTGGAACGCCGCCCTGACCCGCATGGCCGCCTTCGTGGCGGACCAGGGGTAGGGACCGCCCGGGCGCGCCGGGTGCCGGGGGAGTCCGCCGACAGGACGCCTCCGGCACCCGCGCGTAACCTGGTGTCATGCCAGCGGTGCGGGTCGACGGCATCGAGGTCGCGTACGACCGGGTGGGCCAGGGCCCGCCCCTCGTGCTCGCGCACGGCGCCACGACGGACGCCCGCCTGTTCCGTCCCCAGACCGAGGACCTGGCCGACGAGTTCACCGTCGTGGCCTGGGACGAACCGGGTGCCGGCCGCTCCTCCGACGTACCGCCGTCCTTCGCGCTGGCCGACTACGCCCGATGTCTGGCGGCCGTCATCGAGGACGTCGGCCTCGGTCCGGCGCATGTCCTCGGCCTGTCGTGGGGCGGGACCGTGGTGCTGGAGCTCTACCGGCACCACGCCGAGCTCGTCCGGACGCTGCTCCTCGTGGACACCTACGCGGGCTGGAAGGGCTCGCTGCCCCCGGCGGAGGTGCGGTCGCGGGTCGAGGGGGCGGAGCGGACGCTCGCGGTCCCGGCCGAGGAATTCGCGCCGACCATGCCCGGCCTGTTCGCCGGGCGGCCACCGGCCGAAGCCGTCCGCCTGTTGTCCGTGATGTCCGCCGACACCCGGCCCCGGAGCATGCGGGCGGAGCTCACCGTCATGGCCGAGGCCGACCTGCGTGACCTGCTGCCCGAGATCGCGGTGCCGACCCTGCTGCTGTGGGGCGAGCTCGACGCACGCTCGCCGGTGGACCTCGTCGCCCGTCCCTTCCTGGAGGCGATCCCGGAGGCCACCCTGGTCGTGCTGCCCGGCACCGGGCACCTCAGCAACCTCGAGGCCCCGGAGCCGTTCAACCGGACTGTTCGGGAGTTCTGTCGTGCCCATTCCTGAGCACGAGTTCCCCGGGCCGTTCGTGGGCGGTCAGGGTGTGCAGCCGAGCCTGGTCGAGCGGCTCGTGCACCTCGACGTACTCGCCGTGCGGCAGCCGCTTGATCACGCCGGTCTCCCGGCCGTGCAGCACCAGCTCGCGGTCGCGCAGCTGCAGCCCCAGACAGATCCGCCGGGTGACGACGAAGACGGCGGCCGGGACGGCGAACACCGCGATCCGCACCGCCCAGGTCACCGTGTTGATCGACAGGTGGAGTCGGGTCGCGACGATGTCGTTGCCGCCGCCCGCGAGCAGCACCAGGTAGAGGCTGATCCAGGCCGCCCCGATCGCCGTGCGGACCGGGCGGTTGCGCGGCCGGTCCAGCAGATGGTGCTCGTGCCGGTCGGCCGTGAACCTGGCCTCCAGGAACGGGTAGACGCCGATGAAGAGCAGCAGCAGCGGGAACACCACGATCGGGATGAACACGCCCAGCACCAGCGTGTGGCCCCACAGCGTGATCTCCCAGCCGGGCATGATCCGCACCAGCCCCTCGGCGAAGCCGAGGTACCAGTCGGGCTGGGCGCCCGTGGACACCTGGTCGGCGCGGTAGGGGCCGTACGACCACACCGGGTTGATCGTCGCCACCGCCGCCATCAGCGCGAGCACCCCGAACACCAGGAAGAAGAAGCCGCCCGCCTTCGCGAGGTACACCGGCATGAAGGGCGCGCCCACGACATTGCGTTCGGTACGCCCGGGGCCCGCGAACTGGGTGTGCTTGTGGTACACGACCAGCAGCACATGGACGACGATCAGCGCCGCCATGACCCCGGGGACCAGCAGGACGTGCAGCGAGTAGAGGCGGGCCACGATGTCGTCGCCGGGATACTCGCCGCCGAACAGGAACATCGCCAGGTACGTTCCCACGATCGGCACCGACAGCAGCGCGCCGTGCACGAACCTCAGCCCCGTGCCCGACAGCAGGTCGTCCGGCAGCGAGTAGCCGAACAGGCCCTCGAACAGACCGAGGAAGAGCAGCAGCCAGCCGAACAGCCAGTTGACCTCGCGGGGCTTGCGGAACGAGCCCGTGAAGAAGTGGCGCATCATGTGCGTCAGCATCCCGGCGACGAAGACCAGCGCCGCCCAGTGGTGCAGCTGCCGGATCAGCAGCCCGCCGCGCACGTCGAAGCTGATGTCCAGCGTGGACGCGTACGCCTCGGACATGCGCACGCCGTTCAGCGGTGTGTAACTCCCTTGGTACGTCACCTCGTTCATCGACGGGTGGAAGAACAGCGTCAGATAGACGCCGGTGAGGACCAGCACGACGAAGCTGTACAGGCAGATCTCGCCGAGCAGGAAGGACCAGTGGTCGGGGAACACCTTGCGCAGGTACTTCCGGCCGAGCGTGTGGATGCCGAGCCGGCCGTCGAACCAGTCGGCGAGGCGCTCGCCCTTCCCGGGCCGCCCGACTGCGGTCACGCCGCCTCCTTCGGCAGGTGGGCGAGCTTGTCCGGGTTGGCGACGACGTAGATGCCGCGCACCCGGTCGCCCTCCGGGGTGAGGTCCAGGACCAGGACGGCGTAGGGGGCGTCGCCGTCGAACAGCACCGCCGCGTCGTCGCCGTTGACGCGCCGGTAGCGGAACACGGGGTTGCTCGGGCCGCCCCGTCCGGAGGTGAGCAGGCGGGCCACCTTGTCCCGGCCGTGCACCGGGCGCAGACTCGCCGGCCTGCGCTTGCCGCCGGCGTCCGTCCACGCCGTGACGTCCGGCGCGAGCACCTCCATCAGCGCGGCGATGTCCCCGCCGAGCGCCGCCCGAACGAACCGCTCGGTCGCCTCCCGCCGCACCCGCGGATGCGCCTCGTAGCGAGGCCGCCGCGCGTTCACATGGTCCCGGGCCCGGTGTGCCAACTGCCGTACGGCGGCGGGGGAGCGGTCGATGATCTCGGCTATCTCGGCGTGCGGGTAGCCGAACACCTCGCCCAGGACGAACACGGCCCGCTCCAGTGGGGTCAGCGACTCCAGGACCACCAGCATCGCCAGTGACACCGACTCGGAGCGCAGGGCGGGGCCGTCGGCGGTGTCGGCGCCCTCGTCGGCGACCAGGGGCTCGGGCAGCCAGGAGCCCACGTACGTCTCCTGCCTGCGGCTGATCACGGCGCGGCGCCGCAGCGCGTGGTTGACGGCCACCCGGACGAGATAGGCCCGGGGGTTGTCGACGCCGGCCAGGGGAGCGCCCCCGCCACGGGCGGTCCAGGACAGCCATGTCTCCTGCAGGACGTCCTCGGTGTCGGCGACACTCCCCAGCATGTTGTAGACGACGCCGAACAGCAGCTCGCGATGGTCGACGAACACCCCGGTCGCCTCGTCGAGCGGGGCGGCGGTGCCCGGTACGGGGATCTCGGTCATGCGTGGTCCTCCCAGAGACGCGCTCACTACTGCGAGCCGTGCCGGGCCCCGGAATGTGACATCGCGCGGTGTGATGTGATGCAGATCTCAGAGGATGACGAAGGGGGCAGCTCCTTCGGTACCGTCGCCCCTGCCCTCTGACCAGGGGGTATTTACGAGTCAGTACCCGAGCGGTACCGTGAAGGCATGCCAGCTCTCAACGTGGAGTTCAGCGACCGCGAACTTGAGGACCTGCGGCAGATCGCCAAGGAGCGCGGTACGTCCATGAAGGCGCTCGTGCGGGAGGCGGCCGCCGCCGACATAGCCCGCCACCGGGCGCTCCAGGAGGGCGCGGAGGCCTTCCGCAGGTTCTTCGCGACCCACGCCGACGAGTTCGCCGCCGCCTTCCCGGACGACGAACCGCGCGCCAAGGGCGAGGGGCGGGCTGCCTGACCGATGGCACCCGTCCTCCATATCGATGTGCCCTGGCTGCTCCAGCGCCATGAAGAGGTCCTGCCGGACCAGCCCACCATCAATGACTTCTCCGCGTTGGTGGCCGCGGTTGCCCGGCACCGTGTCGACCCGCCCCGCCTCGGCGTGAACTCCGACCCGGCCTGGCGGGCCGCCGCGCTGCTGCACACCATCACGCTGCTCCGGCCGCTGCCCTCGGCCAACGCCCGCTTCGCGTGTGCGACGGCCGTGGCGTACATGTTCGTCAGCGGCGTCGGCATCGACCCGCCCTACGGAGCCCTCGTCGACCTCGCCCGCGATCTGATGTCCGGCACGACCGACGTCTACGGTGCGGCGGACCGGCTGCGGTCCTGGCAGATCTGAAAATGTCGAAAACCGGTGCGACCGGCGCGTATGTGTTCCCGTTTCTGACTTTCTGTCAATGGGCTTGATGTTGCACAGGCGCCTTGTTGGTCGTGTGGGGGTTGTGCAAGAGTGAAACACACGTGCGGGGGGAATGGCCGGGTGTCGCACGCGTTTTGTAGACCGGGTCCGATTCGCCGTCGGTGAATTCGCACCTCCCGCGCCGCGCCAAAAAGGTACGCACCAACCGGGCTCCTTTTTCGGCGGCAGGACTTCTGTGTGTCACATGCGCGTGGGAAGGAACCATCTCAGTGCCCACCCCCCACCCCCCTCGTCCCCCGTATCCCCCGCCCGGCGGGGATCCCGGGGAATCCGATGAATCTCTCGCCGCCCCGCTGAGAGGCAGTCCGGAGGGCGGGGTCGCCGCCCATTCCGTCGCGCTGCTGATGGCGCGGCACTGGCAGCCGGTGTACGAGTACGCGGTCATCTGTCTCGCCTCGTCGGCGCGGGTCGCCGAGATGGTCACGGGAACCGCCTTCCACCGGACCCTGAACCGCCTCGCCTTCGGCGAGTCGGCCGTCGCGCTGCGCCCGGCGCTCCTGGTGACCGTGCGCGACACGGTCCGGGAGTGGTCCGGTGACGATCGAATATCCGCCGTACTGCCGGCGCTGCAGAAACCGGCCGGAGGACGCGGACTGCGCGCGGCGACGTCCATGACGCCCGAAAATCGCGTCCTCGCGGAGCGGGCATTTCAGGCACTTCCCGCAGCCGCGCGCTGTTTGCTCTGGCACGTCGAGGTGGAGGCCGATCCTTTAAGCGTCCCGGCAGGTCTGCTGGGCATGGATACCGACATCGCGTCGGCCGCAATCGAACAAGCGCGTGACACATTCCGCGAGGGTTGTGTACATGCCCACCGTGAACTCGCGCCGACCCAGGATTGCCGCTTCTACAACCGCCTCCTCGACGTTCCCATCCGCAGGGGCGGCGCCCTGCTGCCCGACGTCCAGGAGCATCTGGCGGAGTGCCGCTACTGCCGGAACGCGGCCGAACAACTGAGCCATTTCGAGGGCGGACTGGGGCCGCTGATCGCCGAAGCGGTGCTCGGCTGGGGCGTCCGCCGCTACCTCGACTCGCGCCCGGGCCGGTCCTCGCACGGGACGCGGGGCGGCCGCGCGGGCCGGCGTGGCGGAGGGCGGGGCGACGGACGGCCCGGGAGCGGACGTCACCGCCTGCTGTCCCGCATCCCCGTGCGGGTCCGCCGGGTCCAGGGCGTGCGCGTCCCGGACGCGTCGCGCTCCTCACGGGCGCTGCTCTCGGGCGTCGGCGCGGTGTCGGCCGGGGTGCTGGCGACCGTGCTCATCATCAGCGCGTCGTCCCACGACGGCGGGCAGGCCGACCCGGCCGGCTCCAACAGCGCCGCCGGCGGCAACGGCGCCGGGTCCGTGACCCCGCCCGACACGGCCGGGCTTCCGACGGCACCGGGAGTGACGCGGCTGCGCAACGCCGGCGCCGACCTCTGTCTGGACGTCCGCGACCTGCCGAAGGAGGGGTCGGGGACCCAGCTGGCGGAGTGCTCGACGGCGTGGACCCAGCAGTGGACGTACGAGGACGACGGGCTGCTGCGCAGCGTCGCCGATCCCGGCCTGTGCCTGGACTCGCACAAGGACGCCGGCGTCGTCGTCCTCGGCACCTGCGCCGAGGACGACGCCGAACGGGCCGACGACGTGCGCTACGACCTCACCGTGCAAGGGCAGTTGCTGCCCCGCTGGGACGAGCAGCTCGCCCTCGCCTCCACCAACGACGACCCCGGTGCCGACATCGTCGTCAAGGTCCGCGACCGCTCCGACGAACAGCGCTGGCAGCCGGAGCCCGTGCCGACGACGGCCGGTTCCCTGTCGATCGCGGAGGAGGAGGGCCCGGTGGCACGACAGGTGAAGGTGCCGACCGGATGAGCCAGGTGAACGCGAGCCCGGAGGTCTGAGCGGGAGTGGAGCCGGGGCCTGCGGCCGGTCCCCTCCCGGAGGGGATCGCCGGGCCCCGGCCGTCGCCGGTGTCTCAGCCCGGCTCCGCCATCAGCCCGGCCGGCCGCCGGCACCGACCGCTGGTCACGTGGCCGCTACCGACGCGCGCAGGACACGGGCCAGCTCGCGCGGCTGCGAGAACATCGGCCAGTGGCCCGTGGCCATCTCCACCAGCTCCCACTGGTCGCTCTTGAGCAGCCCGGCCACCGCCGGCATCGGCTCGTCCCCGTCGAGGAGGCACTTCACATACGTCGCCGGGAGGTCGCCCGAGGCGCCGGCGAGCACGGCCGGTTCGGTGAGCGTGGCGCCCGGATGCGGGGTCGAACCGTCGACGATCCGGGCGATCTGCTCGTCCGTCAACCCCTGCCCCGCGTAGTCCGGCGCGCCGAGCGGAGGCCAGAACCCGTCGTGGTCGGCGATCGACTGCCGTACGTGGTCGCTCGGC from Streptomyces chartreusis NRRL 3882 harbors:
- a CDS encoding glycoside hydrolase family 9 protein, which gives rise to MKRRRTALLSLTALLATALTALPSAPAGAEETEQVRNGTFDTTMDPWWATSNVTAGLSDGRLCADVPGGTTNRWDAAVGQNDIPLVKGQSYRFSFSATGTPAGHVVRAIVGLSVSPYDTYHEVTPQLSVSGDTYSYTFTSPVDTAQGQVGFQLGGSADPWRFCMDDVSLLGGVAPEPYEPDTGPRVRVNQVAYLPAGPKNATLVTDATAKLPWELRTSGGAVVARGTTVPRGVDASSGQNVHSIDFGAYRKKGTGLTLVADGETSRPFDIDASAYERLRLDSAKYYYTQRSGIAIREDLRPGYGRPAGHVGVAPNKGDTAVPCQPGVCDYTLDVSGGWYDAGDHGKYVVNGGISTWEVLSTHERALHARTGDARKLGDGTLAIPESGNKVPDILDEARWELDFLLRMQVPDGKPLAGMAHHKMHDEQWTGLPLLPSDDPQKRELHPPSTAATLNLAATAAQAARLYRPYDKAFADRALTAARKAWSAALAHPDRHASESDGIGGGAYADSDVTDDFYWAAAELYLTTGEKRFQEYVLKSPVHTADIFGPIGFDWARTGAAGRLDLALVPNKLPGRDKVRQSVIKGADRYLSTLKAQPYGMPYAPDGNKYDWGSSHQVLNNAVVLATAYDITGASKYRDGALQSMDYILGRNALNISYVTGYGEVSAQNQHSRWYARQLDPNLPNPPKGTLAGGPNSGIQDPYAQSKLQGCVGQFCYIDDIQSWSTNEHTINWNAALTRMAAFVADQG
- a CDS encoding alpha/beta fold hydrolase codes for the protein MPAVRVDGIEVAYDRVGQGPPLVLAHGATTDARLFRPQTEDLADEFTVVAWDEPGAGRSSDVPPSFALADYARCLAAVIEDVGLGPAHVLGLSWGGTVVLELYRHHAELVRTLLLVDTYAGWKGSLPPAEVRSRVEGAERTLAVPAEEFAPTMPGLFAGRPPAEAVRLLSVMSADTRPRSMRAELTVMAEADLRDLLPEIAVPTLLLWGELDARSPVDLVARPFLEAIPEATLVVLPGTGHLSNLEAPEPFNRTVREFCRAHS
- a CDS encoding cytochrome b, which translates into the protein MTAVGRPGKGERLADWFDGRLGIHTLGRKYLRKVFPDHWSFLLGEICLYSFVVLVLTGVYLTLFFHPSMNEVTYQGSYTPLNGVRMSEAYASTLDISFDVRGGLLIRQLHHWAALVFVAGMLTHMMRHFFTGSFRKPREVNWLFGWLLLFLGLFEGLFGYSLPDDLLSGTGLRFVHGALLSVPIVGTYLAMFLFGGEYPGDDIVARLYSLHVLLVPGVMAALIVVHVLLVVYHKHTQFAGPGRTERNVVGAPFMPVYLAKAGGFFFLVFGVLALMAAVATINPVWSYGPYRADQVSTGAQPDWYLGFAEGLVRIMPGWEITLWGHTLVLGVFIPIVVFPLLLLFIGVYPFLEARFTADRHEHHLLDRPRNRPVRTAIGAAWISLYLVLLAGGGNDIVATRLHLSINTVTWAVRIAVFAVPAAVFVVTRRICLGLQLRDRELVLHGRETGVIKRLPHGEYVEVHEPLDQARLHTLTAHERPGELVLRNGHDRTPEQSG
- a CDS encoding sigma-70 family RNA polymerase sigma factor; its protein translation is MTEIPVPGTAAPLDEATGVFVDHRELLFGVVYNMLGSVADTEDVLQETWLSWTARGGGAPLAGVDNPRAYLVRVAVNHALRRRAVISRRQETYVGSWLPEPLVADEGADTADGPALRSESVSLAMLVVLESLTPLERAVFVLGEVFGYPHAEIAEIIDRSPAAVRQLAHRARDHVNARRPRYEAHPRVRREATERFVRAALGGDIAALMEVLAPDVTAWTDAGGKRRPASLRPVHGRDKVARLLTSGRGGPSNPVFRYRRVNGDDAAVLFDGDAPYAVLVLDLTPEGDRVRGIYVVANPDKLAHLPKEAA
- a CDS encoding RICIN domain-containing protein, coding for MPTPHPPRPPYPPPGGDPGESDESLAAPLRGSPEGGVAAHSVALLMARHWQPVYEYAVICLASSARVAEMVTGTAFHRTLNRLAFGESAVALRPALLVTVRDTVREWSGDDRISAVLPALQKPAGGRGLRAATSMTPENRVLAERAFQALPAAARCLLWHVEVEADPLSVPAGLLGMDTDIASAAIEQARDTFREGCVHAHRELAPTQDCRFYNRLLDVPIRRGGALLPDVQEHLAECRYCRNAAEQLSHFEGGLGPLIAEAVLGWGVRRYLDSRPGRSSHGTRGGRAGRRGGGRGDGRPGSGRHRLLSRIPVRVRRVQGVRVPDASRSSRALLSGVGAVSAGVLATVLIISASSHDGGQADPAGSNSAAGGNGAGSVTPPDTAGLPTAPGVTRLRNAGADLCLDVRDLPKEGSGTQLAECSTAWTQQWTYEDDGLLRSVADPGLCLDSHKDAGVVVLGTCAEDDAERADDVRYDLTVQGQLLPRWDEQLALASTNDDPGADIVVKVRDRSDEQRWQPEPVPTTAGSLSIAEEEGPVARQVKVPTG
- a CDS encoding alpha/beta fold hydrolase, with protein sequence MTNFVLVAGTWLGAWAWDEVAAQLRAAGHDVHPLTLSGLAEKQGAAAGLETHVRDVVDEVDRLGRRDVVLVGHSYAGIPVGQAAERIGDRLRRVVFVDANVPVDGESFLSGWPSDHVRQSIADHDGFWPPLGAPDYAGQGLTDEQIARIVDGSTPHPGATLTEPAVLAGASGDLPATYVKCLLDGDEPMPAVAGLLKSDQWELVEMATGHWPMFSQPRELARVLRASVAAT